Proteins encoded in a region of the Haloarcula sp. CBA1129 genome:
- a CDS encoding HAD family hydrolase: MGYESVIFDNDGVLLTLTDMDAHYVGARRAFEELGVVSPSAAHVEAMSIGVTVPELTDICTQYDIDPERFFRARDEALTEVQRSLIRAGEKQPYSDVSVLGRLDCPLGVVSSNQRETVAFAFEQFDIGHYFDTVWAREPTVESLRRKKPRPYYIERAMADLDVSDALFVGDNESDIEAAHRAGIDSAFIRRPHRVDTQLDVTPDHDVSGLEDVVRIAGRHSGSD; encoded by the coding sequence ATGGGGTACGAATCGGTCATCTTCGACAACGACGGCGTGTTGCTGACGCTAACGGACATGGACGCACATTACGTCGGCGCGCGCCGGGCCTTCGAGGAACTCGGTGTTGTGTCGCCGTCGGCAGCCCACGTCGAGGCGATGAGTATCGGCGTGACGGTGCCCGAACTGACCGATATCTGCACCCAGTACGATATCGACCCTGAGCGGTTCTTCCGGGCGCGTGACGAGGCACTGACCGAGGTTCAGCGGTCGCTCATCCGGGCCGGCGAGAAACAGCCCTACTCCGACGTATCCGTGCTCGGCCGACTGGACTGTCCGCTGGGCGTGGTGTCCTCGAACCAGCGTGAGACTGTCGCCTTCGCCTTCGAGCAGTTCGATATCGGCCATTACTTCGACACCGTCTGGGCCCGGGAGCCGACAGTCGAGAGTCTTCGGCGGAAGAAGCCGCGACCGTACTACATCGAGCGGGCGATGGCAGACCTCGACGTCAGCGACGCCCTGTTCGTCGGCGACAACGAATCCGACATCGAGGCCGCACACCGGGCCGGCATCGACTCGGCGTTTATCCGTCGCCCACATCGGGTCGACACTCAACTCGACGTGACGCCGGACCACGATGTGTCCGGCCTCGAAGACGTGGTTCGGATCGCTGGCCGGCATAGCGGGAGTGACTGA